A genomic segment from Tindallia californiensis encodes:
- a CDS encoding methyl-accepting chemotaxis protein translates to MKSIKMKMVCILTVVILLFSVTLSFISINTASNAVLGEAVQGLQTQAQEAAVIAEVSIDGQFVFLEGLGKIQRLSDPLADLDEKMTILLAEAEESPFIRIGVADLNGNLYLSDSYGIGGNIVDISEREYYHESLEGKRAMMPPAVSVNPDDEGGVVMVYSVPLYHRNRIVGAIVAVGDGNFLSYIVDGIGYGEAGYGYVIDENGTVIAHHNREMVIDQFNPIRSAEEDESLRPVAQLFETILAERQGHGQYFFNQIDVHAGFEEIPGTDWIIATVAEENEILQGVSRLRNTLMITMIVMIAIGVVVSILVGNSFSNPIIEIQKVVDRLAKYDLSIEKDSKMQRYQKQKDEIGQMTASLAVMQENLTKLVKEIAGQADNVAASSEELTSTSLEASTAAAEVAKTIEEIAEGASDQAKETEKGAEHVKTLGITMEKNQEYMKQLNESADLVDHYKSEGLEKMNHLIGKSGETKKGIKEIHAVMNETQESTSQIEQASVMIKSIAEQTNLLALNAAIEAARAGEAGKGFAVVADEIRKLAEQSNHFTDEIAKVISNLTEKVEKAASNVQTVGSVIEEQNTSVEDTTEKFHGIAEAIESMQNILRSLNESGQEMEEKKNEIISMIENLAAISEENAAGTQQASASVEEQTAAMDEIANTSEDLAKLAQELQEASAQFTF, encoded by the coding sequence ATGAAATCAATTAAAATGAAAATGGTCTGTATACTAACGGTGGTGATTTTACTTTTCAGTGTTACCTTATCTTTTATCTCTATTAATACGGCTAGTAACGCTGTATTGGGAGAAGCGGTTCAAGGGCTTCAGACCCAGGCTCAGGAGGCGGCTGTCATTGCCGAAGTAAGTATCGATGGACAATTTGTGTTTCTGGAAGGATTAGGAAAAATTCAGCGCTTAAGTGATCCTTTAGCAGACTTAGATGAAAAAATGACTATTTTATTAGCAGAGGCAGAAGAGAGTCCCTTTATTCGAATAGGGGTAGCGGACCTTAATGGCAATCTTTATTTATCGGATAGCTATGGAATCGGTGGAAATATTGTCGATATTTCTGAAAGAGAATATTATCATGAATCCTTGGAAGGAAAAAGAGCTATGATGCCACCAGCCGTTAGTGTAAACCCAGATGATGAAGGCGGTGTGGTGATGGTATATTCGGTACCGCTGTATCATCGAAATCGTATCGTAGGAGCCATTGTCGCTGTTGGAGACGGAAATTTTTTAAGTTATATCGTAGATGGTATCGGATATGGTGAAGCGGGCTATGGCTATGTGATAGATGAAAACGGGACTGTAATTGCTCACCATAACCGGGAAATGGTCATCGATCAGTTTAATCCTATTCGTTCAGCAGAGGAAGACGAATCCTTAAGACCTGTAGCGCAGTTGTTTGAAACCATATTGGCAGAACGACAGGGCCATGGACAATATTTTTTTAATCAGATTGATGTTCATGCAGGCTTTGAAGAAATACCCGGTACAGACTGGATCATAGCAACCGTCGCAGAAGAAAATGAAATCTTACAAGGAGTCTCCAGACTTCGAAACACCTTGATGATAACCATGATCGTGATGATAGCCATAGGGGTTGTTGTGTCAATTTTGGTTGGAAATTCTTTCTCGAATCCGATCATAGAAATCCAAAAGGTAGTTGACCGCTTGGCTAAATACGATTTAAGTATTGAGAAAGACAGCAAAATGCAACGATACCAGAAACAAAAAGATGAAATAGGACAAATGACAGCATCCTTGGCGGTAATGCAGGAAAATCTCACAAAGCTGGTAAAAGAGATAGCAGGTCAGGCTGATAATGTGGCCGCATCTTCGGAAGAACTGACTTCTACCAGCTTAGAAGCATCGACAGCAGCAGCGGAAGTGGCGAAGACGATTGAAGAAATTGCGGAAGGTGCTTCAGATCAGGCAAAAGAAACTGAAAAAGGTGCTGAACATGTCAAGACTCTTGGCATCACGATGGAAAAAAATCAGGAATATATGAAACAGCTCAATGAGTCGGCGGACCTTGTAGATCACTATAAATCTGAAGGATTGGAAAAAATGAATCATCTGATTGGTAAATCCGGTGAAACAAAAAAAGGAATTAAAGAAATACACGCTGTCATGAACGAGACACAGGAAAGCACCTCGCAAATTGAGCAAGCCAGCGTAATGATAAAAAGCATTGCGGAGCAAACAAATCTTCTGGCACTTAATGCAGCCATTGAAGCCGCCAGAGCAGGAGAAGCCGGCAAAGGATTTGCTGTTGTAGCCGATGAAATACGAAAGCTGGCAGAGCAGTCCAATCATTTTACGGATGAAATTGCAAAAGTTATTTCTAACCTTACAGAAAAGGTAGAAAAAGCGGCATCTAATGTACAAACCGTAGGATCGGTAATCGAAGAGCAAAATACCAGCGTTGAAGATACGACAGAGAAATTTCATGGCATTGCCGAAGCGATTGAGAGCATGCAAAATATTTTAAGGAGTCTCAATGAATCAGGTCAGGAGATGGAAGAAAAGAAAAATGAAATCATTTCAATGATCGAAAACCTGGCAGCCATATCAGAAGAAAATGCGGCTGGCACTCAACAAGCTTCCGCTTCCGTAGAAGAACAAACAGCGGCTATGGATGAAATAGCAAATACCAGTGAAGATCTGGCAAAACTGGCTCAGGAACTTCAAGAAGCGAGTGCTCAATTCACCTTTTAG
- a CDS encoding YaaR family protein — MLNRVEGILSPEPAQKQESAPQVLKPDQANFMDKLSRVKSDEVRDHLQGLYGKISKQADKISERLYLDDVLHYKKLVREFLDVATKNSHQFSKQNFLDRRGRHRVYAIVKNVDRELDHLTKEFINQEADRISVMKRLDDIRGMLMDIMM, encoded by the coding sequence ATGTTAAATAGAGTAGAAGGTATCTTGTCGCCAGAGCCGGCACAAAAACAAGAATCAGCGCCTCAGGTACTCAAACCTGATCAGGCGAATTTTATGGATAAGCTAAGTCGTGTAAAATCTGATGAGGTAAGAGATCATCTTCAGGGTCTTTATGGAAAAATTAGCAAACAAGCTGATAAAATTTCTGAAAGGCTCTATTTAGATGATGTCCTACATTATAAAAAACTGGTTCGTGAATTTCTTGATGTAGCTACCAAGAATTCCCATCAGTTTTCGAAACAAAACTTTTTGGATCGGCGTGGACGGCACCGGGTGTATGCCATTGTTAAAAATGTGGATCGGGAATTGGATCATCTGACCAAAGAATTTATCAACCAGGAAGCAGATCGTATTTCTGTAATGAAACGGCTGGATGATATTAGAGGGATGCTGATGGATATTATGATGTGA
- a CDS encoding DUF5317 domain-containing protein produces the protein MFIEALVLGTVVAFFRGGTVKNMRLMHIRMPVLLIAAFLLQLVLSFMMLAGSTWFIHHRMLLYALSYGMLFIALFFNLGHKVVWFIIAGSIMNFAVIFLSNGTILISADALQQAGFLNRLSLIEAGRLPHYTLIEETTTLMSFFAKRFTPPSFYPVAQIFSPGDLFISLGLFFWIQHLFLGVGHYQRARMLQVDHHGKFLKR, from the coding sequence GTGTTCATTGAAGCATTAGTTTTAGGAACGGTAGTTGCTTTCTTTCGGGGAGGCACGGTGAAAAACATGAGATTAATGCATATACGGATGCCGGTGTTGTTGATTGCTGCCTTTTTGTTACAACTGGTGTTGTCTTTTATGATGTTAGCCGGTAGTACCTGGTTTATTCATCACCGAATGCTTCTTTATGCATTGAGCTATGGGATGTTGTTTATTGCCTTGTTTTTTAATCTGGGGCATAAAGTGGTGTGGTTCATTATAGCGGGAAGCATCATGAATTTTGCCGTTATCTTTCTGAGTAATGGCACCATCTTAATTTCAGCGGATGCGTTGCAACAAGCTGGATTTTTGAATCGTCTTTCTTTGATCGAAGCAGGAAGGCTTCCCCACTACACCTTGATAGAAGAAACGACTACGCTTATGTCTTTTTTTGCAAAACGGTTTACCCCACCTTCCTTCTATCCGGTGGCACAAATTTTTTCGCCGGGAGATCTGTTTATTTCACTGGGATTGTTTTTTTGGATACAGCATCTATTTTTGGGAGTGGGGCATTATCAGCGGGCACGAATGCTACAGGTTGATCATCATGGAAAATTTCTTAAAAGGTAA
- a CDS encoding flagellar protein FlaG: MKIDGIATDRVQSAQMAERVQLRQGSQGSVAETENNEKRRENRVTQQERMEKQMEKGDRVENLQDALDQANKSFEPLNRHFEFSSHDKLNRVMVKVINTKTDEVIREIPPEKLVDMVANMLEVAGILVDERG; encoded by the coding sequence ATGAAAATAGATGGTATTGCTACGGATCGTGTACAGTCAGCACAGATGGCTGAGCGTGTACAGTTAAGGCAGGGAAGCCAGGGGTCGGTGGCTGAAACAGAAAACAACGAAAAAAGAAGAGAAAATAGAGTCACTCAGCAAGAAAGAATGGAAAAACAAATGGAAAAAGGTGACAGAGTTGAAAATCTTCAGGATGCTCTGGATCAGGCCAATAAAAGTTTTGAGCCGCTAAACCGACATTTTGAGTTTTCTTCCCATGATAAGCTGAATAGAGTTATGGTAAAAGTGATTAATACAAAAACGGATGAAGTGATTCGGGAAATTCCACCGGAAAAACTGGTGGATATGGTAGCGAATATGTTGGAAGTAGCAGGAATCTTGGTAGATGAACGTGGCTAG
- the flgN gene encoding flagellar export chaperone FlgN: protein MNSGISLKNAINLLIEKQEILSDLLNLTVKQKEMLKISDEAFNQEAFLICVEERNRMMESIDDLDKLFLEQIQKLKDKTGYLYLDQVPKGIFEAEEVKKLQETTQEIQEKLQQVSAIDNENRETMKTFMETLKGEIQQIQKGKKAIHGYANTKQKQPSLFMDKKEKKDHRV, encoded by the coding sequence ATGAATAGTGGAATTTCTCTAAAGAATGCTATTAATCTATTGATAGAAAAGCAGGAGATCCTATCGGATCTCCTGAATTTAACTGTGAAACAAAAGGAAATGCTGAAAATTTCTGATGAAGCTTTCAATCAGGAAGCTTTTTTAATTTGCGTGGAAGAGCGTAACCGAATGATGGAATCTATCGATGATTTGGACAAGCTTTTTTTGGAGCAAATACAGAAACTAAAGGATAAAACCGGGTATTTATACTTGGATCAAGTGCCAAAAGGTATTTTTGAAGCGGAGGAAGTAAAGAAGTTACAAGAAACAACTCAAGAAATTCAAGAAAAACTCCAACAAGTGTCGGCCATCGATAATGAAAATAGGGAAACCATGAAAACTTTTATGGAAACACTTAAAGGGGAGATTCAACAGATTCAAAAAGGGAAAAAAGCGATTCATGGTTATGCCAATACCAAGCAAAAACAGCCTTCCTTATTTATGGACAAAAAAGAAAAAAAGGATCATCGTGTCTAA
- the secA gene encoding preprotein translocase subunit SecA, which yields MKALFEKVFGSYSERELKRMDKQVKAIEALEDTYGELTDEALQKQTSLLKEKLEQGKTLDDILPEAFATVREAAFRVLGMKHYRVQLYGGIVLHQGRIAEMKTGEGKTLVATLPVYLNALTGKGVHVVTVNDYLAKRDREWMGKIYEFLGLTTGVNVHGLKPEEKKEIYAADITYGTNNEFGFDYLRDNMVIQKENMVQRELNYVIVDEVDSILIDEARTPLIISGQGEKSTQMYSLVNRFVKTLKNETHYSVDEKANSVALTEEGVERAEKDFSIENLSDPENMELSHHVNQALKANALMKRDKDYVVKDGEVIIVDDFTGRLMFGRRYSDGLHQAIEAKEGIDVQRESKTLATITFQNYFRMYEKISGMTGTAKTEEEEFKSIYGMDVVEIPTNKPIAREDHPDAIYKTVNGKYQAVAEEIEEKHQKGQPILVGTISIEHSELFSTLLKKKGISHEVLNAKHHEREADIVAQAGRKGAVTIATNMAGRGTDILLGGNPEFMAKKDLKAKGFDENMLSMVTALTIPEDEEVQEAAREYEGLYEKYKQETDIEQRQVIEAGGLHIIGTERHESRRIDNQLRGRAGRQGDPGSSRFFISLEDDLMRLFGGERMQSMVEKLGMEEDVAIEHAMLSKSIENAQKKVEGRNFGIRKHVLQYDDVMNKQREVMYNERRKVLDGESLRDQVMAMVETIIDTSIELYTANSQYPEEWDLDALEKRLQQKFGLKDFFPQEDVESLTKESLKESIVEKCKTHYEVKESEIEEERMREIERIIMLRVVDTKWMDHIDAMDQLKQGISLRAIGQVDPVRAYQTEGFDMFQEMIQNIQEDTVKYLFHLEKDSQVERKAVVRVNPPVGANGAPAGGGKPQPVKSEKTPGRNDPCSCGSGKKYKKCCGA from the coding sequence TTGAAAGCATTATTTGAAAAAGTTTTTGGAAGTTACAGTGAACGGGAACTAAAAAGGATGGACAAACAGGTAAAAGCCATTGAGGCATTGGAAGATACCTATGGTGAATTAACGGATGAAGCTTTACAAAAACAGACATCCCTATTGAAGGAAAAATTAGAGCAGGGAAAAACCTTGGACGATATTCTTCCGGAAGCTTTTGCAACGGTTCGGGAAGCAGCTTTTCGGGTACTGGGAATGAAACATTACCGTGTACAACTTTATGGCGGTATTGTGTTGCATCAGGGTAGGATCGCCGAGATGAAAACAGGAGAAGGAAAGACATTGGTAGCAACACTGCCGGTGTATCTAAACGCTTTGACAGGAAAGGGTGTCCATGTGGTCACCGTCAATGATTACCTGGCAAAACGTGACCGTGAATGGATGGGAAAAATCTATGAGTTTCTAGGCTTAACTACAGGTGTTAATGTCCATGGGTTAAAGCCGGAAGAAAAAAAAGAAATCTATGCGGCGGACATCACTTACGGAACGAATAATGAATTTGGATTTGATTATCTTCGGGACAATATGGTAATCCAAAAGGAAAACATGGTACAGCGAGAACTTAACTATGTGATTGTGGATGAGGTAGACTCCATTCTGATTGATGAAGCCAGAACCCCTTTGATTATTTCTGGTCAAGGCGAAAAATCAACACAAATGTATTCTTTAGTGAATCGATTTGTAAAAACTTTGAAGAATGAAACCCATTATAGCGTTGACGAGAAAGCCAACTCCGTAGCATTAACAGAAGAAGGGGTAGAGCGGGCAGAAAAAGATTTCTCGATTGAAAACCTTTCTGATCCGGAAAATATGGAGCTGTCCCATCATGTTAATCAGGCATTGAAAGCAAATGCGTTAATGAAACGAGATAAAGATTATGTCGTAAAAGATGGCGAAGTCATTATTGTAGACGACTTTACAGGAAGGCTTATGTTCGGTCGTCGTTATAGCGATGGGCTTCATCAGGCGATTGAAGCAAAAGAAGGAATTGATGTTCAAAGAGAATCAAAAACCCTGGCGACGATTACATTTCAGAACTACTTTCGAATGTACGAAAAAATCTCCGGCATGACCGGTACAGCAAAAACAGAAGAAGAAGAGTTTAAGTCTATTTATGGGATGGATGTAGTAGAAATTCCTACCAATAAACCCATTGCAAGAGAAGATCATCCGGATGCTATTTACAAAACCGTCAATGGGAAGTATCAGGCAGTTGCAGAAGAAATAGAGGAAAAGCATCAAAAAGGGCAACCGATTCTAGTAGGAACCATTTCTATTGAACATTCCGAGCTGTTTTCCACGCTCTTAAAGAAAAAAGGCATTTCGCACGAAGTGTTAAATGCGAAACATCATGAGCGGGAAGCTGACATTGTTGCTCAGGCAGGCCGTAAAGGTGCGGTTACGATTGCTACCAATATGGCAGGACGTGGGACCGATATTTTGCTGGGCGGTAATCCGGAGTTTATGGCAAAAAAAGACTTAAAAGCCAAAGGCTTTGATGAAAATATGTTAAGCATGGTGACAGCCTTAACCATTCCGGAAGATGAAGAAGTGCAAGAAGCAGCGAGAGAATACGAAGGATTATATGAAAAATACAAGCAAGAAACAGATATAGAACAGCGGCAAGTCATTGAGGCCGGAGGCCTGCACATTATTGGCACGGAACGGCATGAATCACGTCGGATTGATAATCAGCTGCGTGGTCGTGCCGGACGTCAGGGAGACCCAGGATCCAGCAGGTTTTTTATCTCTCTGGAAGATGATTTAATGCGTCTTTTCGGTGGTGAACGAATGCAGTCTATGGTAGAAAAGCTGGGAATGGAAGAAGATGTTGCCATTGAACATGCCATGCTTTCAAAATCCATTGAAAATGCACAGAAAAAAGTAGAAGGAAGAAACTTTGGCATTCGTAAGCATGTGTTACAGTATGACGATGTGATGAATAAACAGCGTGAAGTTATGTATAATGAACGGCGTAAAGTCCTGGATGGTGAGAGTTTACGAGACCAGGTGATGGCCATGGTAGAAACCATTATTGATACCAGCATTGAACTATATACAGCCAACAGTCAGTACCCGGAGGAGTGGGACCTGGATGCCCTGGAAAAACGGTTGCAGCAGAAATTTGGTTTGAAGGATTTCTTCCCTCAGGAGGATGTGGAAAGCCTTACCAAAGAAAGTTTGAAGGAATCTATTGTTGAGAAATGCAAAACTCATTATGAGGTCAAAGAATCAGAAATTGAAGAAGAACGAATGAGGGAAATTGAACGCATCATTATGCTACGGGTAGTAGATACCAAATGGATGGATCATATTGATGCGATGGATCAGTTAAAGCAAGGGATTTCCCTTCGTGCTATCGGGCAGGTAGATCCAGTGAGAGCCTATCAGACGGAAGGGTTTGATATGTTCCAGGAAATGATCCAAAACATTCAGGAAGATACAGTGAAATACTTATTTCATCTGGAAAAAGACAGTCAGGTAGAGAGAAAAGCGGTAGTGAGAGTGAATCCACCAGTTGGTGCTAACGGAGCTCCTGCCGGCGGTGGTAAACCTCAGCCGGTAAAAAGTGAAAAAACTCCAGGAAGAAACGATCCTTGCTCTTGTGGCAGTGGGAAAAAATATAAAAAATGTTGTGGGGCGTGA
- the fliD gene encoding flagellar filament capping protein FliD: MMDRMRFGGLNSGIDTHDMIDQMMKVERMRVDRFHQRSQTIQWRQEAAHDMNKRIAQFVLDSRQSFGLNQVSYSGQIRTSDVNQFDWIKSAQSSNESVVRARANANAIEGNHTVEVKQRAEVGSITSKDMAAITSEDGRTFQFEDGVEEKTLSIQVGDTTKEFTVKSGDRVSTLAADIRNATDEDGNSLGLNASYDANFGRMMITTRETGLEQSFTILEDGLGANMFEAFDAEGKIEREGQDAIIEFNGEEIKHHSNNIEIFGIHLDVQGGAPLNEVTTVSVQTDVDGMVEKIRDFVDEYNKLLDDVNEQLKQEEYRDYRPLTDEEKRAMSDSEVEMWEERAKSGLLRNDESMTRMMQNLRLGMYQEVEGATGAFNQITQIGITTGNYQDGGKLVIDEDRLRDAINEDAEGVVNLLFKTSNAEDPAQRKAESGLFQRMSDEMVAGMQDNVRRLGVGDHADTLRSVQGNMLVDFVTKNSSLSVSDRDILSINQRIEREERRLARREEQLWAQFTAMEKAMGQMNNQADWLQQQLMQF, translated from the coding sequence ATGATGGATCGAATGCGGTTCGGTGGATTGAACTCCGGAATCGATACCCATGATATGATTGATCAGATGATGAAGGTAGAACGAATGAGAGTGGATCGCTTTCATCAGCGAAGCCAGACCATTCAATGGCGTCAGGAAGCGGCTCATGATATGAACAAACGGATAGCTCAGTTTGTTTTAGACAGCAGGCAAAGCTTTGGGTTAAACCAGGTAAGTTACAGTGGTCAAATCAGAACCTCTGATGTGAATCAATTTGATTGGATTAAAAGTGCCCAGTCCTCTAATGAATCTGTTGTAAGAGCACGAGCTAATGCCAACGCCATTGAAGGAAATCATACAGTGGAAGTAAAACAAAGAGCTGAGGTAGGGAGCATTACTTCAAAAGATATGGCGGCAATTACCTCGGAAGACGGAAGAACCTTTCAATTTGAAGATGGAGTGGAAGAGAAAACCTTAAGCATTCAAGTGGGAGACACCACCAAAGAGTTTACGGTGAAGTCCGGAGACCGAGTTTCCACGTTAGCGGCTGATATTCGGAATGCCACAGATGAAGATGGCAATAGCCTTGGCTTAAATGCCTCTTATGATGCTAACTTTGGAAGAATGATGATTACCACCCGGGAAACCGGATTGGAGCAGTCTTTTACAATCCTTGAAGATGGTCTGGGAGCTAATATGTTTGAAGCTTTTGATGCGGAAGGGAAAATAGAAAGAGAAGGTCAGGATGCCATCATTGAGTTTAATGGAGAAGAAATTAAACATCACAGCAACAATATTGAGATTTTTGGCATTCACTTGGATGTTCAGGGTGGCGCACCTTTGAATGAAGTCACCACCGTCAGCGTTCAAACCGATGTGGACGGTATGGTAGAGAAAATTAGAGATTTTGTGGATGAATATAATAAATTGCTGGATGATGTGAACGAACAGCTTAAGCAAGAAGAGTATCGGGACTATCGACCATTGACAGACGAAGAAAAAAGAGCGATGTCTGATAGTGAAGTTGAGATGTGGGAAGAACGGGCGAAAAGTGGTCTGTTAAGAAATGATGAATCCATGACCCGTATGATGCAAAATCTCCGTTTAGGCATGTATCAGGAAGTGGAAGGAGCCACAGGTGCTTTTAATCAGATTACACAGATTGGTATTACTACTGGGAATTACCAGGACGGTGGAAAACTTGTCATCGATGAAGACCGGTTACGAGATGCGATTAACGAAGACGCAGAAGGAGTGGTAAATCTTTTGTTCAAAACCTCCAATGCGGAAGATCCGGCACAGCGAAAAGCAGAAAGCGGTCTTTTTCAACGTATGAGCGATGAAATGGTAGCGGGAATGCAGGATAATGTTCGCCGATTAGGGGTAGGCGATCATGCTGATACTTTGCGTTCTGTGCAGGGGAATATGTTAGTAGATTTTGTTACAAAAAATAGCAGTTTGAGTGTATCGGATCGAGATATTCTATCGATTAATCAACGAATCGAACGTGAAGAACGCAGACTAGCTCGAAGAGAAGAACAACTATGGGCTCAGTTTACGGCGATGGAAAAAGCAATGGGGCAAATGAACAATCAGGCAGACTGGTTGCAGCAACAGTTAATGCAGTTTTAG
- the prfB gene encoding peptide chain release factor 2 (programmed frameshift) has translation MLNLDNYRQEVMELEEKIKEMGTSLDVSVLEKQIEELELKMSEPGFWDDQERAQEMLKKSKQLKDKVEEYHSLESQHEELTTMMYFLEEGESEFEKEFTKGLEKVKEKLEMMELRTLLNEEYDHLNCVVAIHAGTGGLDAQDWAEMLYRMYTRWSESKGFGLEIFDQQSDPEGGIKSVAFLVKGENAYGYLKAEKGVHRLVRISPFDSSGKRHTSFASVDITPEIDDTVEVEIKSTDLRIDTYRSSGAGGQHVNKTDSAVRITHLPTGLVVQCQNQRSQHSNREAAMKVLKGKLLELKREENKERIDELQGEYNQIAWGSQIRSYVFHPYNMVKDHRTNVEVGNVQGVMDGDLDRFIYGYLQQKAVGK, from the exons ATGCTTAATTTAGACAATTATCGTCAGGAAGTGATGGAACTGGAGGAGAAGATTAAAGAAATGGGGACTTCTCTT GACGTATCTGTATTGGAAAAACAAATAGAAGAACTGGAACTTAAAATGAGTGAACCAGGGTTTTGGGATGATCAGGAACGCGCTCAGGAAATGTTGAAAAAGAGCAAGCAGCTAAAAGACAAGGTGGAAGAATACCATTCTCTGGAAAGTCAGCATGAAGAACTAACAACCATGATGTATTTTTTAGAAGAAGGAGAAAGTGAGTTCGAGAAGGAATTTACGAAAGGCTTGGAAAAAGTAAAAGAGAAATTAGAAATGATGGAGCTACGCACTTTGTTGAATGAAGAATATGATCATCTGAACTGTGTGGTGGCGATTCATGCAGGAACAGGCGGATTGGATGCTCAGGACTGGGCTGAAATGCTCTACCGGATGTATACCAGATGGTCAGAATCTAAGGGATTTGGACTGGAGATATTTGATCAGCAATCAGATCCGGAAGGCGGGATAAAAAGTGTTGCCTTTCTTGTCAAAGGTGAAAATGCGTACGGATATCTGAAAGCTGAAAAAGGAGTTCATCGCCTGGTGAGAATATCTCCCTTCGATTCTTCCGGAAAGCGACACACCTCCTTTGCTTCTGTGGATATAACGCCGGAAATTGATGATACGGTGGAAGTGGAGATAAAGTCTACGGACCTTCGTATTGACACCTATCGTTCCAGTGGTGCTGGTGGGCAACATGTCAACAAAACAGATTCGGCTGTGAGGATTACTCATTTACCAACGGGCCTGGTGGTACAGTGTCAAAACCAGCGTTCTCAGCATAGCAACCGAGAGGCGGCAATGAAAGTCTTAAAAGGAAAGCTGTTGGAGTTGAAAAGAGAAGAAAATAAAGAAAGAATTGACGAACTGCAGGGAGAGTATAACCAGATTGCCTGGGGGAGCCAGATTCGTTCCTATGTTTTCCATCCATATAATATGGTGAAAGACCATCGAACCAACGTAGAAGTAGGGAATGTTCAAGGTGTCATGGATGGAGATTTGGATCGTTTTATTTATGGATACTTGCAGCAAAAGGCGGTTGGCAAGTAA
- the hpf gene encoding ribosome hibernation-promoting factor, HPF/YfiA family gives MKVIVTGRNFDITNSLRDTIESKLDKLEKYFNKEAEAQVTLSVEKERQIMEVTIPLSGSVLRAEESTKDMYNTVDRVVDKLDSQLRKHKTKLEKNRINNYETIRFENIPAQEKQEEEEARIVKTKRFAVKPMSHEEAVLQMELVGHNFYVYANDETSEVNVVYKRKDGNYGLIEPEFE, from the coding sequence ATGAAAGTAATCGTAACAGGCAGAAACTTTGACATAACAAATTCTCTGCGAGACACCATTGAATCGAAACTGGATAAGTTAGAAAAGTATTTCAACAAGGAGGCGGAAGCACAGGTTACACTTTCAGTAGAAAAAGAAAGGCAAATTATGGAGGTGACCATTCCCCTAAGCGGCTCCGTACTGAGGGCTGAAGAATCTACAAAAGATATGTATAACACCGTTGATCGAGTGGTAGATAAGTTGGATAGCCAGTTAAGAAAGCATAAAACAAAATTAGAGAAAAATCGCATTAATAATTATGAGACCATTCGGTTTGAAAATATTCCAGCTCAGGAAAAACAGGAGGAAGAAGAAGCTCGGATTGTAAAAACCAAGCGATTTGCGGTTAAGCCGATGAGTCATGAAGAAGCGGTTTTGCAAATGGAATTGGTAGGCCACAACTTCTATGTCTATGCAAATGATGAAACAAGCGAAGTGAATGTAGTGTATAAACGGAAAGATGGAAATTATGGGCTTATTGAGCCGGAATTTGAGTAA